The Chiloscyllium punctatum isolate Juve2018m chromosome 15, sChiPun1.3, whole genome shotgun sequence sequence TGGAAATGCACTCCTGAGACGTTTAATGAAGGCAGGGTTCAATTGGGGCAgcagatgattatttggataactATAATGTGTAAGGGTATGAGGAAAAGCAGGAAATGGGGACTAGGTAATGATGCCCATTTAATGAACTGGTGCAAAcatgatgggctgactggcctccttctgcactggaaTACTTCAGTGATTCTGcgaagagtcaatcacattgctttggataaggagtcacatgtaggcaaggaatacagatgtccttccctaaaggaccacAGTGAATCAGACAGGCTTTTACAATAATCGCTGTCACCATTACTACATTACACCATTACAACTTTACACCTCAGATTTACTAatcaaatttaaattccaccaattgcTGTAGTATTTTAATTAATGTCCCCAGAGCATTAATCTGGATTACTACCCCAGTGATGATATGACTGTACTGTCTCCCTCTGCATTCTGAAGCTCTTTGCAGCCATGAGGAAGGTCTGAGGCTGACTACTGGGAAATAAGGCCTTGCAACCATCGAGCATGACCGTTTCCATAACATGCGTTCTAGGCTGAGTCATGATTCAATGAGGACAGTATCAAAGCCAAATCCACTTCTATAGCCAGTATCTCATTATGTGTAGGTATTGTATGTGCCAGTAAATGTTTGTTAAAGTCTTTTCAGAAGCATGAATTATTATCTTTGCATTGACTATTACATTGACAACTGTGACCAGCACAATCACGGAAAGCTAACAATGGAATTGCCACACTTGGGATTCCAAGAGACAATTTTTTTCCATATTGGCAAGCTAAGGCCAGAGGACTTTGTTCCATTCCAGTACGAACACATATCTCTGGCAGTATTCCTGGTGTAATGGGAGGCAAATATCCCTCACACTTCATTTCAATGTTTCCCTAGAATATTTGCTTTGACTGAAATCCTGCAGGACAAGTGGCCAATAATGCTCATTTCCCTCAAAGTATAATacactgattctggattagtggtgctggaagagcacagcagttcaggcagcatccaaggagcccccacagaccccactatAATACACTGATCCTAGTTTATAGAGTGATACACATCCCACAGGTTTGGTTGAGTAAGAGTAAACTGTGTGTGTTAATTAAGTCCCAATTGGAACGTTACTTTACTTTAGTGCAATTTGAAGCTTTAGGTTCCAGCTCTTTTAAAGTTATGAGTTCCCGCAACAAGCTGGTTTCCTGGTATCCTCCCTTGACTCCATACAGTTGAAAGTTGGCTGAAGGTTTCATGAGTATCAACTTAACGTTGATTGCAAACCCTGCCATATCGATAGCAAAAGGTCTATTTGGGTCAAAAACAGTTTTCCAACCGATGACTTTTCCTGCATTGTTCACTTTGGGAGACTCGTATAGCAGTCCACCAACGAAAGCTACAGGCCATACTGAAACCTTCTTTGTGAATCGCATCTGAAAAATAAAAACAGTCGGGTGAATTATATAAACTTTGCAATGGGTGCTTGCCTGGGCTGTGTGTCTTAATTAGAATTGATAAGATTTTAATGCCTGCAAATGTAACATTAAAAGGAATTAATTGAATCCACAGTTGATTGTTAACATCTGGGTCTCAAAATACTGATTTCTGGTTGTCAATTCTGTCCAGACTTGACCCGATTCTAGCATTTAGTGTCACTGTCAATAAGTAGCATCAAAACAATCAAATTGTGTTTGCTTTATTTTCTCcaatttctttccctgaaattcACCCGCTGATTCATGCTATCTGCATTAGTGGTAATAATTGAGTTGGATTAATATAGCTACGATGATATGTTTAAGGCATGCTACAGAATTCCTCCCCTCTACCTACAAACTAACATTATTGAAATGTTTACTTCAGACACCCAAATACCAGCAATTCTAGGGATTTATATTCAAcggaaaagtgtggcgctggaaaagcatagcaggtcaggcagcatccaaggagcaggagaatcgatgtttcaggcataaatccttcataaGGAATGTGGGGGTTGGACGGAAGGGGAGatagggctgagagataaataggagggtgggctggggctggggggaaggtagctgtgaAGGCGATAGATCAATAAGGTGGTGGGTGacggtgataggttggaggggagggtggagtggataggtgggaaggaaggtggacaggtaggacagttcaagagggtggtgccgagttggaaggttggatctgggagatgaggaaactggtgaagttgacgttgatgctgtgtggttggagggtgccaaggcggaagatgaggtgttcttcttccaggcatcaggtgggttggatttggtggtggaggaggcccaggacttgcataacCTTGAGgaagtaggagggggagttgaaatggttggccacagggcgTTAGGGGTGTTtggtcctgtctccccaatgtagagaagaccacattgagagcaagggacacagtagatgaggtgtttgaatGTGTAGGAAAGTCTCTGCcggatgtgaaaggatccttttgggccttggataggggtaagggaggaggtgtgggttcaTCCTTCTATTGAGTTAAGGATTCCATTCTACCTTCTTTTTAATACAGTAGCTTGTAACCTAACCCTGCAGTAAATGTTTAATTGATATTAGTTATTTTTTAATTAGCAAATTTTCAACACAACCAACTTTACTAGTTTTACTAACAGGAATAAACTACCAGTACTTGTTAAATGTTCATTATGGCAACATGCAATCTATAACAAATATTATTTATCCAGTGACTGTGATAAAGGCTATAAAATAATAGATCACTGCAGAGCATAACAATTAAATGCTTATGCTTTGATACAAGGCTTGTCATGGAGACAAAGGGAGCACCTCCTCAAAGAGTTCCAAACTGTAAGTGTTGTCATCATCAGCAAAGTAAACCACGCCCTCTGATGATTCATTAGGGTTCAATTTGTCTCTCAACCAACGCAGACCCAAATTTCTTTGCAGAGTACCCCTTGGCGTGCGAGAAGATGATTTACTGAGGCCCATCTTCACACTTTTTGGGCTTTGGATGTTCAGGTGGGTGAAGTTCAGTCCACTCTTTTCCAGCAGCAGTGCTACTAAACCGGTCCTGCGGGGAGAGTCCTCAACAACAATCCAGTGCAGGTTCTGTACGTGGAGGAAAGTGTTAGCTAGCCTGGTCAGCTCTGCTTTCTGAACTGGTCTCGTATAGGTCGGTGTTATGACGTAGATGGTTGGTAAGGACTGAGACCACTGGGGAGGTCTGGTGTATATGTATTCCAGTTTGATGATCTGCTGAGTAAGCATTGCTTCCTGGTGGACACAGACACTTTGTTCCTCTTTGTTTTGAGAGCTGTTGGTGAGTATCCTTTTAGTTCCATTGTCAGGCTCCTCTGAAAAGGAAGCGATTAGAGATATTCAAGTTAGTTGCAGAAGCCTTGTGTCTTTCAGTAAATAGCACCTTTCATAGAAAAGCAAAACTTGTGAATACAGAAGTTCAGAAAGTAAACAACAGTGGTGGAAACAGTAGGTTAGATCACATCTGTAGAGGGAAACAGACccaatgtttcaggtcaagaTGACCTTTCATCATAAAGATAGAAGATTAATCAACTTGGGGTTGGTGGAAGGAAAGATGCAGAGATCTGGAAAAACAACAGGGAAGGTATGTGATCTAGGGTAAAAGCGGAGAGATTAACTGACAAAGGATTGCACAGTACAAATACCAGAGAGGGTAATTGTTTATAGCATTATTAATGGAATATTTTCCAACAGTCTGAGTTTAAAAAAGAGACTAAGAAAGCTAATCTGTCTCAAAacaagagaatgctggagaaactcagtaggtctggcagtatccatgaagggagaaacagttaacatttcaagttcagtaTGACTCTTCTGCAGAACGTTTTGAAGTATTAGCCCTTTctccccatagatgctgccagacctactgaagcCTATCAGCACTTTCCGTTTccatttcagatctccaacatcagcAGCATTTACTTTTATTATAGAAATGACCAAACTAGATTCAGTTATGACCCGATATATTGATTATGTCCAATTTGATATGAACAGTGCCAAGTCAGAAATATATGGTGGCAAACGTATATATATCAGCCCTGCAACATAGAGATAATACCAAACCAATTCTAAGATATGATCAGATAAAGACTAACAGAGATCTTACCAAATTAAAGATCAAACAGGAAAATTCTGATAAATTTAGAATATTATCAGATTGGAATAACACTGAATCAGATGTAGAGGGGGGATTCTTATGACCTTGCTCTTTATAAACTGGCTAGGACCTGAGGCAGTCCCTTTCCTGATGGCCTCTGAGTAATGCTACTGGTGCGAATTTCCCAGAGACAGCCAAATGGGAGGTTGCCTCTGCAAGTTCCAATCAATGTGGAAGAATTGGTGGCACTGGGGCTGCCTTAACCCTGGGATGGTCAGAACTGCATTGAGACAGGTGACTGCAGTTAATGCAGGAGGGAGACTCAAGGTCCACTGCAGATGTGGAAACAAATCAATAACAATAAGCAAAGGCAGCTACCAAGTCAACATTGTGGAGGGGAAATCTTATTGCAGACTTAGTGGGTTCTACAAATGAGACCTCAATGGTGTGCTGGTTTACCACTCCAGTGATCCAGGGATTTGGCCTCAGATAAGATCCCAGCAACATCCCAAATCTCAGTCAATGTGACTATTTAATTGCCACCCATTTGTGACCCACTGCTGCCGAATGAGTATCTAGTATGCCCAGTCTCTGGCAAGATCCCTCAAAGATAAGCTGGCATGAAGTAACTGACCCAACTACCTACTTTACCAGTTGGTGTCCTCTCTTTGAACCTGGTTCAGGATGATTCTATTCAGACAGAGCCAAACATGCTATTGGGAATACCAACCAGATATAAGTGTTACCAAGCCTGATTTATAGGATGGGATGAAATGTCCAGCTTGAAGGTAAATTTAAGATTAGCACTGGGGAGTGGAAGGTGCTGATCAATTGGTGAGAATGTAAAGCGTGAACATCCTGCCTCTTTCACATCTTCGATGCTCTCTGATTTCCCAAAGACAATGGTAACAACCTGCAGTTGTCCAGTCCCAACCTGTAGAAAAGCTGTGGGCGTAAACGCTGATGGGTTAGTCAGTCACCTGGCAAGGGGTCCTTTTTATGTAAACAAAAACATTAGTCATAGGACACAGGCAAtgctagctggccagcatttatcgtCCATCTCTAGTTGCGCTTGAGGAGGTGGAGGTGAGCTGCTTGAACGACTGCAGTCCACTTGGTGTAGGTTGACCCACtttgcccttagggagggaattccaggattttgaccaaaggCAGTTAAGAAACAATGATATATGTCCAagtcagaatgctgagtggcttcccatgtacctgctgcctttgACTTTCCAGATGGAAGTagtcttgggtttggaaggtgctgtctgaagacCTTTGCGGAATTTCTACAATGCATCTTGTAAGTAGTACACACTGCTATCCTGAGCATCAGTAGTGGAGGGAGTAAATATTTGTAGAtgtgggtgtggtgccagtcaagcggtctgctttgtcctggattgtgtcaagcttattttG is a genomic window containing:
- the LOC140486177 gene encoding galactosylgalactosylxylosylprotein 3-beta-glucuronosyltransferase 1-like, producing the protein MPRRRNLLTAILIALPWTILLTIWHQNSGVFYLAIQRKEPDNGTKRILTNSSQNKEEQSVCVHQEAMLTQQIIKLEYIYTRPPQWSQSLPTIYVITPTYTRPVQKAELTRLANTFLHVQNLHWIVVEDSPRRTGLVALLLEKSGLNFTHLNIQSPKSVKMGLSKSSSRTPRGTLQRNLGLRWLRDKLNPNESSEGVVYFADDDNTYSLELFEEMRFTKKVSVWPVAFVGGLLYESPKVNNAGKVIGWKTVFDPNRPFAIDMAGFAINVKLILMKPSANFQLYGVKGGYQETSLLRELITLKELEPKASNCTKILVWHTRTEKPVLINEGKNGFTDPRVEV